CAGCGCCCAGGCGCGCAGTCCGCGAAAGCCGGAGACCTTGTTCGGCCCGAGCGGCGTCAGCGAAAAACGATCCTGGTCACGCAGCTCGCCGGCGCACTCCCGGTCCACGAGCACCGACGCGGGCCTGGCCAGCGTGGTGAGCCTGCTGGCGATGTTGACGGTGGAACCGTACACATCGCCGAACCGGGCCAGCACCCTGCCGTGCGCCAACCCGATCCGCAGCGGGGGCAGGCGCGGCTCATCGGCGACGTTCTCGTTGAGCGAGAGGGCTATCTCCGCGCCGTCACGAACCGTGTCCGCCACGAACAGCACCTCGTCGCCGACCGTCTTGACGATCCGGCCGTGGTTCTCGGCGATAACCCGGGTGACCAGGTCCTCGAAGTCGTCGATCAGCCGTGCCAGCTCACGTTCGCTGTAGTCGCGCACCAGTCTGGTGTAGCCCACGATGTCGGCGAACCCCACCACCACGTTGGGCTCCTCCGGACCGGTGTCGGCCTCGTCGAGCTCCCGCGCGGCGATGGCCGAGAGGTGCCTGCGCCAGACGTAGCCCTGCAGGTGCTCCATCACCGGCAGGATCGCCTCGGCGACCTCGGCCGTGGTCTCTACGTCGGCGGCGAAGGTGTCGCCGAGCACTGCCCGGAAGATCCCCATCTGCCACTCGGCCAGCCGCGACATCGTCTGCGCCAGCGAACGCGCGACCGCGGTCTCCAGCTCCGGAGGTATCACCTCGGCCGAGACGAGCTGGTCCACCGTCCGCATGGCCTCCACGTCGTAGTCGGTGAACACCACCGCCTCGGCGGCCACGTGCGCGAATCCCATGGCCTGCCAGAGCCGCTCGGCCCTGGAGAGCTCGACGCCGGCGAGCCGAGCCACGTCGGCCTTGCGGTAGCGGGGATCACCACCGAGCAGCGCCCGCTCCACCGGGTTGTCCGGTGCCACGAAATCATCGTGCGGTTCGAACGACGAGCACATCACACTCCGAACGTCGGGATACCTCCGAGGGAACCGAGCCCAGAATCCGCCCCTTCAACGTGTTCAGGCCACGGCTGCCGACCACGAGCAGATCGGCCGAGCGCCGCTCGGCCGCCTCGATCAGCGAGTCGATCGGCGGACCCAGTACGGGTACGGTATCGATACTGCGCGCTCCGGCGGAACGGGCTCGATCGGTGGCCTCCCGCAGGCTGTCCTCGGCGGGTGCGGAACCGACCACCTGGAAGGCCTCCTGCCCCATCTCGTCCAACGCCTGTTCCACCTCGCGTCTGCTGTTGGGATAATACGCGCAGACGATCACCAGGTCGGCGGAATCACCCGCCAGCTGCCCGGCCCGGCGGACAGCCCGCATCGAGGGGGACGATCCGTCGGTCCCGACGACCACCGTGCGGTAACCAGTCATCGATCTCTCACTCCCCGCCCGCCAGGCCGCCGCACCCGGACCTCCGGGGTGTTCACCGGGCGGGGAAGCCCGCGTTCCGCCCGGACACCGGCCGACCGGCGTTCCCGGCACCGCGCGGGAACAGCACGACACAGCGGGACGAGAAGCACCCGAAGACCGAAGCGACCCCTTACCGGACGTTGGCTGGCAACAACTCGGACGTGTGACTCAACGACCGAGCGGCGAGAGCGTCACGGGGACCTCGCGCCGTTTCCGTCCGGGCGACGCGCGAAAGCCCACCCTCGTCGGGAGAGCACTTCGACCGACGTTGGGCGGAAAGCAACCACCGGATCAGCCGCGTCCGGAGCCCTCGGTACGTCTGAGCAGCATCAGTTGCAGCTGAACGCTCAGCCGTTCGGCCGGGTCGTCGAGATCGAGACCGCCGATCTCGGCGGCCCGCCGGACGCGGTGGCGCAGGGTGTTGGGATGGACGTGCAGCGCCAGGCTCGCACCCCGGACGTCACCGAAGAACTCCAGGTAGCACAGCAGCGAGCGGGTGAACTCGGTGCCGTTGTCGGCGTCGTGCTCGCGCAGTGTCGCCAGCCTGGGGTCACGCACCCGTTCGTTGTCCCGCAGCATCGTCAGCACTTCGCTGAGCAGCACGCGGGACCGGACGTCGTCGATGGTGGCGACCTCGGCGCTGACGTCGTGCCCGAGCGCGTCGAGAATGCGGTCCGCCTCGATGCGGGACACCGGGACCTCGTCCAGCGTGGCGACCACCGAGCCGATCCCGGCCTGGACTCCGGAACGGAGCTGACTCCGCGCCGCCGTGACGATCTCCTGGGCGAGCCCGGACACCGCCGCGTCGGCGTTCCGGTCCGGCAGGTCCGGCAGCAGCACGTAGACCCGGGAACCGATCGTGGTGACCAGGGCGCTGCGGCGGTACGAAGCGGCGTGCACCGAGATCAGGCTGGTCATCTCGGCGCGCTCCAGCTCGATCTCGGAACGGTTGGACACCTCGGTGTGCTCCCTCGGGCGCAGGGTCAGCACCACGACCACGGCGGGTTTCCGGGGGTCGGCACCGATGTTCGCCGCGGCGGAGTCGCCGTCTATGCGGCTCTCCAGCAACCCCGTCAGCAGGTTCTCCCGGAACCTGGGGGCCATCGTCGACTCGCTGCGCTGCCGGATCAGCTGTAGGGCCGCGACCCGCGCCGCTCCGATCAGGGCGCGGTCGCTGCTCAGGCTGAGCGGCCTCGCCCCCTCCTGCACCCATATCGTGCCCAGCGGCTGCGTACCGGCGTGGATACCGACCGCCATCCGCCGCCGGATCCCCAGATCTGGCCGGGGCTCGATGCGAACGACCTCCTCACCGGAGCGCAGCCGTTGGTAGATCCCCCACTCCCGCAGCATGACCAGGTAGGGCTCCGGACCCCGCCTGCCGAGGATGGACAGCCTGCGCAGCTCGTCCACCTCGTCGTCGGAACGCGAGTAGGCGAGCACCCGGTTGGCGGTGTCCTCGATGCTGACGATCCCCTCGGTCATGGCCGCCACGGTCTGCGCCAGCGAGAACAGGTCCCCCAGCGCCTCCCCCACGTCGGTCTCGCCGGTCAGCCTGGCGTTGTCCACGGCCGAGCGGGCGAACGACTCCAGCTGCTCCCAGCGCACCTCGGGGCGCACCCCGAGCAGCGCGATCCCGCCGTCGATGGCGGCGTCCCGCAGCGCTCGCGCGTCCTGATCGGCGTCCACCTTGACCGCCACCGCCGCCGCACCGGAACGAGCCACCCGCCGCACCAGCGGGATCGCCGAACGCCCCCGGGAACCGATCACCAGCACGAGGTCCCCGGTCCCCGTCCCCGGGGGCTCCTCCGGGTCCACGATGACCACGTCGTGAACACCGACGTCGAACCCACCCGGCGCGGCCAGCACGTCGACCAGCGGCTCCCCCACCGCGATCAGCAACTGGCGCAACGCCACCCCCGAGGTCCGCGGTCTCGTCTCGTCCCCACCCGTGGCGGCCGGATACCGCTCCTCGGCAGCCAGTTGTTCGATCGTCCAATCCATCACCGACAACGATAGCCGCTCGCACAAGCCGGAGGGGCGGCCGAACTTCTATCCTCGGCAGGAGGGAAGGCCGGTGAGCCAAGGGCCGGCCCGCACCCGACATCGACGTCGCGCGAGGAGGCGTAAGACCATGGATGCCATCACTTCGGTCCCGGTACCGGCCAATGAGCCGGTGAAGTCCTACGCCAGGGGGAGCGCCGAGCGGGAGTCGTTGCAGCGGCGTCTCGCCGAACTGCAGGCCGAGCCGATCGAGTTGACCATGACCATCGCCGGCAAGCAGCGCATGGCGAGCGGAGAGCGGTTCAACGTTGTCCAACCGCACAATCATTCCCGCGTTCTGGGCGGCTGCGCGCAAGCGACCAACGCCGACGTCGCCGAGGCGGTGCAGGCCGCCAAGGACGCCGCGGCGGGCTGGGCCGCCATGCCGTTCGACGAACGCGCCGCCGTGATGCTGCGCGCCGCGGACCTGCTCTCCGGCCCGTGGCGCGACACCATCAACGGCGCGACCATGCTGGGGCAGTCCAAGTCGGTGCACCAGGCCGAGATCGAGGCGGTCTGCGAGATGGCCGACTTCCTGCGGTTCAACGTGCGCTTCGCGCGCCGCATCCTCGCAGAGCAGCCCAACTCGGTGCCCGGCGAGTGGAACCGGATGGAGTACCGTCCGCTGGACGGGTTCGTCACGGCGATCACGCCCTTCAACTTCTCCGCCATCGCGGCCAACCTGCCGACCGCACCCGCGCTGATGGGCAACACGGTGGTCTGGAAGCCCACCCCCACCCAGCAGTTCGCGGCACACTACACGATGCGCATGCTTGAGGCCGCCGGGCTGCCGCCGGGAGTGATCAACATGGTCACCGGCGACGGACAGGCGGTCGGCGAGGTCGCGCTGACCGACCCGGACCTGGCGGGGCTGCACTTCACCGGCTCCACCGCCACGTTCAAGAAGCTCTGGAAGACCATCGGCGAGAACCTGGACAACTACCGGAGCTACCCGCGCATCGTCGGTGAGACGGGCGGCAAGGACTTCGTCGTCGCGCACCCCTCGGCGGACTCGGACAAGGTGGTCACGGCCCTCGTCCGCGGCGCTTTCGAGTACCAGGGGCAGAAGTGCTCGGCGGCCTCGCGCGCCTACGTGCCGCGCTCGCTCTGGGAGTCCGGACTCCGGGAGAACCTGGTCGAGGCCACCCGGCGCGTCACCTACGGGGACCCGACCGACTTCTCGCACTTCGGTGCGGCGGTCATCGACCACCGCGCCTTCGCCAAGCACAAGGCCGCGATCGACCGGGTGGCCGAGGAACCCTCGCTGGAGATCCTGGTGGGCGGCGAGTACGACGACTCGGTGGGCTACTTCGTGCAACCGACCGTCATGGTGGGGACCGACCCCTACGACGAGGCGTTCACCACCGAGTACTTCGGGCCGATCATGGCGGTGCACGTCTACGAGGACAACGACTACGAGCGGATCCTGCGCACCGTCGACGAGACGAGCCCCTACGCCCTGACCGGAGCGGTGTTCGCGACCGAGCGCGGCGCGATCGAGCGGGCCCACGAGCAGCTGCGCCACGCGGCGGGCAACTTCTACGTCAACGACAAGCCCACCGGCTCGATCGTGGGAAGGCAGCCGTTCGGCGGCGGGCGCGCCTCCGGGACCAACGACAAGGCGGGCTCGATGTTCAACCTGCAGCGCTGGGTCAACCCCCGTGCCGTCAAGGAGACGTTCGACGCGCCCACCGACCACACCTACCCGCACCAGGGCTGATTGAAGTTTTCCGGTCGGTTTGTCGGATCGCTCGGTTAGCGGAACCTCCCGCTGACTCTCGCTCCGGGAGGCCCGACATCGGGTAGGTACTACACAACGTCGGGCCTTCCTCACGAGAGCGCGACGCGGGAGAACCCGCGGGCGATCAGCTGGTGACGTGGCTCCCGCGCTTCGGAACCGAAAAGCCCCGCGTTCCTCGACAACAAGACAGGAAAGCATCAGTGAGTCCGGCCACGACCCGCGAGGAGATGAAACATGCTGCGCAGTGTGATGCTGGCCGCGGCCCGGTCCGGTGCGATGCGCCGGCTCGTGGAGGCCAACCCGCTTACCCGGACGGTGGTGGACCGGTTCGTGGCCGGGTCCGAGTCCGGCCAGGCGATCGGTGTCACCAGTCGCCTGGCCGAGGAGGGCCTGCACGTCACCCTGGACCACCTGGGTGAGGACACCACCGACGCCCAGCAGGCAGAGGACACCGTGCGGGCGTACCAGGGACTGCTCTCCGAGCTACACGCCGCCGGCCTGGCCGAGCGCGCCGAGGTGTCGGTGAAGCTCTCGGCCGTGGGGCAGCAGCTCTCCCTCGACGGGGAGAAGATCGCGCTGGACAACGCCCGCAGGATCTGCGAGTCCGCGGCCGCCGTGGGGACCACGGTCACCCTGGACATGGAGGACCACACCACCACGGACATGACGCTGCGGACGCTGTCCGACCTGCGCGTGGACTTCCCGTGGGTGGGAGCGGTGCTGCAGGCCTACCTGCACCGCACCGAGCAGGACTGCCGGGAGCTGGCCACGGCGGGATCCAGGGTCCGGTTGTGCAAGGGCGCCTACTCCGAGCCGTCCTCGGTCGCCTTCCAGGACAAGCAGGAGGTGGACCGGTCCTACGTGCGCTGCATGCGGGCGCTGATGGCCGGCGAGGGGTACCCGATGATCGCCACCCACGACCCCCGCATGATCGCCATCGCCACCGAGCTGGCCGACCGTGCCGGCCGGAGCGCCGACAGCTACGAGTTCCAGATGCTCTACGGAATCCGGCCCGCCGAACAGCGCCGCATCGCCGCCGCGGGGCACAGCTTGCGCGTCTACGTTCCCTACGGCGAACAGTGGTACGGCTACTTCATGCGCAGGCTGGCCGAGCGACCGGCCAACATCGGGTTCTTCCTGCGCTCGCTGCTGACGCGCTGAGCGCGCACCGCCGCCCGGCTGCCGCCCGGTCTTCGTCGATCGGGGGACAGCCGGGCGGCACCCGCCGAACGGCTCCCGCTCCCACTAGTCACGCGTCCGTTGCGGTGCTCGTTCCTCGAAGCTGCCCCGGTTCGCGGTCACGAACACCATCTGCTGGTCTTCCTCGGGTAGCGGCATCACGTCGCAGTCGAGCCGCAGCGGGCCCGCTCGCGGATGGATGATCGTCTTCCGGCGGTGGCTCGGCACGCGCACCGGAGCCGTGCGCCACACCCGTTCGAACTCCCGGCTCTCGGTTCGCAACTCCGACACCAGGGCGGCGAGCGACTCGTCCGACGGGTAACGCGCGAGGGAGCCGTGCAGGCGCGAACCGCGAGCCACGCGAACTCCTCCCGGCCGGAGGCTTGCCGGACCCCACCACCCAGGAAGTGCCCGCGGACCAGGTTCGGCTCCCGCCTGAGGTCACCGAGCAGCACGTCCGCGAGCGGGGTGAACGCGACGAG
The nucleotide sequence above comes from Actinopolyspora erythraea. Encoded proteins:
- a CDS encoding proline dehydrogenase family protein; the encoded protein is MLRSVMLAAARSGAMRRLVEANPLTRTVVDRFVAGSESGQAIGVTSRLAEEGLHVTLDHLGEDTTDAQQAEDTVRAYQGLLSELHAAGLAERAEVSVKLSAVGQQLSLDGEKIALDNARRICESAAAVGTTVTLDMEDHTTTDMTLRTLSDLRVDFPWVGAVLQAYLHRTEQDCRELATAGSRVRLCKGAYSEPSSVAFQDKQEVDRSYVRCMRALMAGEGYPMIATHDPRMIAIATELADRAGRSADSYEFQMLYGIRPAEQRRIAAAGHSLRVYVPYGEQWYGYFMRRLAERPANIGFFLRSLLTR
- a CDS encoding universal stress protein, with the protein product MTGYRTVVVGTDGSSPSMRAVRRAGQLAGDSADLVIVCAYYPNSRREVEQALDEMGQEAFQVVGSAPAEDSLREATDRARSAGARSIDTVPVLGPPIDSLIEAAERRSADLLVVGSRGLNTLKGRILGSVPSEVSRRSECDVLVVRTAR
- a CDS encoding MmyB family transcriptional regulator, yielding MARGSRLHGSLARYPSDESLAALVSELRTESREFERVWRTAPVRVPSHRRKTIIHPRAGPLRLDCDVMPLPEEDQQMVFVTANRGSFEERAPQRTRD
- a CDS encoding PucR family transcriptional regulator; protein product: MALRQLLIAVGEPLVDVLAAPGGFDVGVHDVVIVDPEEPPGTGTGDLVLVIGSRGRSAIPLVRRVARSGAAAVAVKVDADQDARALRDAAIDGGIALLGVRPEVRWEQLESFARSAVDNARLTGETDVGEALGDLFSLAQTVAAMTEGIVSIEDTANRVLAYSRSDDEVDELRRLSILGRRGPEPYLVMLREWGIYQRLRSGEEVVRIEPRPDLGIRRRMAVGIHAGTQPLGTIWVQEGARPLSLSSDRALIGAARVAALQLIRQRSESTMAPRFRENLLTGLLESRIDGDSAAANIGADPRKPAVVVVLTLRPREHTEVSNRSEIELERAEMTSLISVHAASYRRSALVTTIGSRVYVLLPDLPDRNADAAVSGLAQEIVTAARSQLRSGVQAGIGSVVATLDEVPVSRIEADRILDALGHDVSAEVATIDDVRSRVLLSEVLTMLRDNERVRDPRLATLREHDADNGTEFTRSLLCYLEFFGDVRGASLALHVHPNTLRHRVRRAAEIGGLDLDDPAERLSVQLQLMLLRRTEGSGRG
- the pruA gene encoding L-glutamate gamma-semialdehyde dehydrogenase, translating into MDAITSVPVPANEPVKSYARGSAERESLQRRLAELQAEPIELTMTIAGKQRMASGERFNVVQPHNHSRVLGGCAQATNADVAEAVQAAKDAAAGWAAMPFDERAAVMLRAADLLSGPWRDTINGATMLGQSKSVHQAEIEAVCEMADFLRFNVRFARRILAEQPNSVPGEWNRMEYRPLDGFVTAITPFNFSAIAANLPTAPALMGNTVVWKPTPTQQFAAHYTMRMLEAAGLPPGVINMVTGDGQAVGEVALTDPDLAGLHFTGSTATFKKLWKTIGENLDNYRSYPRIVGETGGKDFVVAHPSADSDKVVTALVRGAFEYQGQKCSAASRAYVPRSLWESGLRENLVEATRRVTYGDPTDFSHFGAAVIDHRAFAKHKAAIDRVAEEPSLEILVGGEYDDSVGYFVQPTVMVGTDPYDEAFTTEYFGPIMAVHVYEDNDYERILRTVDETSPYALTGAVFATERGAIERAHEQLRHAAGNFYVNDKPTGSIVGRQPFGGGRASGTNDKAGSMFNLQRWVNPRAVKETFDAPTDHTYPHQG
- a CDS encoding adenylate/guanylate cyclase domain-containing protein; this encodes MAPDNPVERALLGGDPRYRKADVARLAGVELSRAERLWQAMGFAHVAAEAVVFTDYDVEAMRTVDQLVSAEVIPPELETAVARSLAQTMSRLAEWQMGIFRAVLGDTFAADVETTAEVAEAILPVMEHLQGYVWRRHLSAIAARELDEADTGPEEPNVVVGFADIVGYTRLVRDYSERELARLIDDFEDLVTRVIAENHGRIVKTVGDEVLFVADTVRDGAEIALSLNENVADEPRLPPLRIGLAHGRVLARFGDVYGSTVNIASRLTTLARPASVLVDRECAGELRDQDRFSLTPLGPNKVSGFRGLRAWALRRVG